Below is a genomic region from Neobacillus endophyticus.
TGAAAGGGACAATTTATGCCCTTTTATTAATATATTTAATATTAATATAGCATAGGTGTACGTTCTTTTTCCAGTGGGGAAAGGATGTTTTTGTATGAAAAATTTTACAAGCAGTGCTTTGAACCTTGAAGAAGCGCGGTATCATGCTTGGTTTCATCACAATGATTCGGATGGTTGGATTACTGTTGCAAAGAAAACTGAGAACGGCAAATTCCAGCAGAGACATTACAAACCGGAGGAATTGGCTGAGAGCCTTACAAATTGGCTCGGAGAAGACGTTTATTTTAGCCAGAATACATTTTACAAACCTCAACGACAAATTGAAAATCTGAGGCAATTAAAGGCCTTATACGTGGATCTTGATTTTTATCTATTCAATTATGATCCATCTTGGGTTTTAGGAAAACTAGAATACGAGTTTTTCGGACAAGCAGTCCCGGATCCCAATATAATTGTTTTTAGCGGTCAGGGAATCGTTCTTATTTGGCTGTTGGATCCTGTACCTTACAAAGCTTTGCCTTTATGGCAGGCAATTCAGGATTATTTTCTAAACCAATTAAAAGACTTGGGCGGAGATTCTAAGGCAGCAGATGCAGCTCGTATTTTCCGATTGGCAGGCACGATCAATTCGAAAAATGGTGCTGAAGTTCACGCTCAATATCGTCACGATTACCGATATGAATTAAGGCAGCTACAACGTGATTATTTGCCGGAGCTTGAGGAGAAAAAACAGAAAACAAAAGGACGTAAAGCTAAAGTAGTTCGTGTACATGCGGTTCGTTCTTTGCATCATGCTAGAATCCTAGATTTAACTAAATTGGTGGAGCTTCGTGAATATGATGTAAACGGCTATCGCGAATTAATTTGCTTTTTATATCGTTACTGGCTGTGTTGCTTGCTCGATGATCCAGCTGAGGCATTAATCAGTACACTTGAACTTAACTCTCAATTTAAGAATCCGTTGAGAAAAAGAGAAGTAGAGAAAGCCACGAAATCAGCTGAAAAAGCATGGTCTGCCAGATCCGATAAACAAGCAAATGAAATAGC
It encodes:
- a CDS encoding replication protein, with translation MKNFTSSALNLEEARYHAWFHHNDSDGWITVAKKTENGKFQQRHYKPEELAESLTNWLGEDVYFSQNTFYKPQRQIENLRQLKALYVDLDFYLFNYDPSWVLGKLEYEFFGQAVPDPNIIVFSGQGIVLIWLLDPVPYKALPLWQAIQDYFLNQLKDLGGDSKAADAARIFRLAGTINSKNGAEVHAQYRHDYRYELRQLQRDYLPELEEKKQKTKGRKAKVVRVHAVRSLHHARILDLTKLVELREYDVNGYRELICFLYRYWLCCLLDDPAEALISTLELNSQFKNPLRKREVEKATKSAEKAWSARSDKQANEIAIQKGYPGAGYNISNTKLINWLDITEEEQTHLKTIIDGSEKRRRKTIANREKRRSEGVQKREDYIKQHKGKTEQKLMELQQILKDNPKAKKTELAKLLGVSRVHLYRLLDQL